From a region of the uncultured Draconibacterium sp. genome:
- a CDS encoding TonB-dependent receptor: protein MKPIYAILLLFFSCQIALAEEPEDDNKNKTDAMLFGDVKSGEEHIPFATVTIKGTTIGTAADATGHFKMANLPLGKQVVVISAIGFQTFEKEVKMEAKKSVTILAELKPDNIGIEQVVVSADRNAKSRKETPTIVNSINPKLFERVQSVTLSEGLNFSPGLRMENNCQNCGFSQVRMNGLEGPYSQILINSRPVFSGLAGVYGLELIPANMIERVEVIRGGGSSMYGSNAIAGTINLITKDPVTNSFETSVNNSFVGAGNNYDAASDYNININGSFVTDDYKTGMSIFGFHRKRDPFDANGDGYSELASINNTTIGARFYQRVASRGKITIDYFNINEDRRGGNKFELPLHESDISESVQHQINSGALNFDLLLRDNDKFSAFVSMQGVDRGSYYGAEQDPSAYGHTEDLTYAAGLQYIRNIDYLLFSPATITSGIETSGSSLEDKKLGYYDAAEDVHYGNTQIADQGMTNYGAFVQSEWKTDKVVFSAGLRYDHYNIEEKIENNDDVNGNVLSPRVSLLYNIAEHLQFRSSFGRGFRAPQIFDEDLHIETSGSRKVLHENDLNLKQESSNSFTASLDYSNEFGDWQYQLLVEGFFTQLVDPFANEYGTPDENGTVVYTRVNAEDGARVQGINIELNASPSQKFQLQSGFTIQKSEFENQQEFGEKRFFRTPNTYGYLSANISPTPVFDIALTGNYTGKMLVPYFGPEIENPEVGELRESDSFFDTGIKLCYHFRLSDYMKVELNGGVKNIFNSYQEDFDTGIDRDPSYVYGPLSPRTIYFGIKIGSLY from the coding sequence ATGAAACCCATATATGCAATTTTATTGCTATTTTTTTCGTGTCAGATTGCCTTGGCAGAAGAGCCTGAGGACGACAATAAAAATAAAACCGATGCCATGCTTTTTGGCGATGTAAAATCGGGCGAAGAACATATTCCGTTTGCAACTGTAACCATTAAAGGTACTACCATTGGTACAGCAGCCGATGCCACCGGGCATTTTAAAATGGCAAATTTGCCGCTTGGCAAACAAGTGGTTGTAATTTCGGCAATTGGTTTCCAAACATTCGAAAAAGAAGTGAAGATGGAAGCCAAAAAAAGTGTTACCATTCTGGCCGAACTCAAGCCGGATAATATCGGTATTGAACAGGTGGTGGTTTCGGCGGACAGAAATGCAAAAAGCCGGAAAGAAACGCCAACTATTGTAAACAGTATCAACCCAAAATTATTTGAACGAGTACAAAGTGTCACGCTAAGCGAAGGGCTGAATTTCTCACCCGGATTGCGGATGGAGAATAACTGCCAAAACTGTGGTTTTTCGCAGGTACGTATGAACGGGCTCGAAGGACCCTATTCGCAGATCCTGATTAACTCGCGCCCGGTTTTTAGCGGATTGGCCGGTGTTTATGGTCTCGAGTTGATTCCCGCAAATATGATTGAGCGGGTGGAGGTAATTCGTGGCGGCGGATCGTCGATGTACGGAAGTAACGCCATTGCCGGAACCATTAACCTGATTACAAAAGATCCGGTAACGAACAGTTTCGAAACCTCGGTAAACAATAGCTTTGTGGGCGCTGGAAATAACTACGATGCAGCCAGCGATTATAACATTAACATTAACGGTTCGTTTGTAACCGACGATTATAAAACAGGAATGAGCATTTTTGGATTTCACCGAAAACGCGATCCTTTTGATGCCAATGGCGACGGCTATTCGGAATTGGCGAGTATCAACAATACAACCATAGGAGCCCGTTTTTACCAGCGTGTGGCAAGCCGTGGAAAAATTACCATCGATTATTTTAATATAAACGAAGACCGTCGTGGTGGAAATAAATTCGAGCTTCCGCTGCACGAGTCTGATATTTCGGAAAGTGTACAGCACCAGATTAATTCAGGCGCTCTGAATTTCGATTTACTACTTCGCGATAACGATAAATTCTCCGCATTTGTATCAATGCAGGGGGTTGACCGCGGTTCGTATTACGGAGCCGAGCAGGATCCGTCGGCATACGGGCATACCGAGGATTTGACTTATGCGGCAGGTTTGCAATACATTCGAAATATTGATTATCTGTTGTTTTCTCCGGCAACAATTACTTCAGGAATAGAAACAAGCGGTAGTTCGTTGGAAGATAAAAAGCTGGGCTACTACGATGCTGCAGAAGATGTGCATTACGGAAATACTCAAATTGCCGATCAGGGGATGACCAATTATGGTGCGTTTGTGCAATCGGAGTGGAAAACCGATAAGGTGGTTTTTAGTGCCGGTTTGCGCTACGATCATTACAACATTGAGGAAAAAATAGAAAACAACGACGATGTGAATGGTAATGTACTAAGTCCGCGGGTAAGTTTGTTGTATAATATTGCTGAACACCTGCAGTTCAGAAGTAGTTTTGGCCGTGGTTTTCGTGCGCCGCAGATTTTTGATGAAGACCTTCATATTGAAACTTCTGGATCGAGAAAAGTGCTTCATGAGAATGATCTGAATCTGAAACAGGAGTCATCAAACAGTTTTACGGCATCGCTCGATTATTCAAACGAATTTGGCGATTGGCAATACCAGTTGTTGGTAGAAGGATTTTTCACTCAATTGGTTGATCCGTTTGCGAATGAATACGGTACGCCCGATGAAAACGGAACTGTAGTTTATACCCGAGTAAATGCTGAAGACGGTGCCCGTGTGCAGGGAATTAATATTGAATTGAATGCGTCGCCATCGCAAAAATTCCAGTTACAGTCCGGGTTTACCATTCAGAAAAGTGAGTTTGAAAACCAACAGGAATTTGGCGAAAAACGCTTTTTCAGAACGCCAAATACTTACGGTTACCTGAGTGCGAATATCAGTCCAACACCTGTTTTCGATATTGCGCTCACCGGCAACTACACCGGGAAAATGCTGGTGCCTTATTTTGGTCCCGAAATAGAAAATCCTGAAGTTGGTGAATTGCGCGAAAGCGATTCGTTTTTTGATACGGGAATAAAACTCTGTTACCATTTTCGCTTGTCGGATTACATGAAAGTGGAGCTGAACGGCGGTGTGAAAAACATTTTTAACAGTTATCAGGAAGATTTTGATACAGGCATCGATCGTGATCCGTCGTATGTGTACGGACCATTATCTCCAAGAACTATTTATTTTGGGATAAAGATCGGGAGTTTGTATTAG
- a CDS encoding family 10 glycosylhydrolase, which yields MKKLICLLTACLFLSFIAQSQPKYEFRAVWVATVVNIDWPSKPGLSTDAQKREIIDILNLHKGLGMNAIILQVRPAADAFYQSDLEPWSRYLTGVQGQAPLPFYDPLKFWIEECHKRGMELHAWLNPYRVAQNLDDPLSINHIAFLHPEWILKYGTRLYFDPGLPQAREFVTNVVQDIVKRYDVDAIHFDDYFYPYPLKEEFPDTTSFKFYNRGFTAENKADWRRENVDITIKMLNDSIKATKPWVKFGISPFGVWRNKTDDPLGSDTKAGTTNYDQLYANIIKWQKEGWIDYTLPQLYWQIGHPTVDFQLLANWWKDHAYGRAMYIGQAPYKVSSSSQTKEWTEPDQLTKQIRLLRSIPEIQGSSFYSSKWFNGDLLGLQDSLKLDYYKSPAIVPPMSWLDNQAPQPLVKINKHGRKIKWIPAETQNEMDKAWSYVLYLNEEGEKFDPDNCKFIYSIIKDQEIKFDRINRKKKKYELRISVLDRLSNESRLSAPVKIKL from the coding sequence ATGAAAAAGCTAATATGCCTTCTTACTGCGTGCCTGTTCCTTTCATTCATTGCTCAATCGCAACCCAAATACGAATTCAGAGCCGTTTGGGTAGCTACTGTTGTTAACATCGACTGGCCTTCGAAACCGGGGTTAAGCACCGACGCTCAAAAACGTGAAATCATCGATATTTTAAATTTACATAAAGGTTTAGGCATGAATGCCATAATTTTGCAGGTGCGCCCCGCTGCCGATGCTTTTTATCAATCGGATCTGGAGCCATGGTCGCGTTACCTCACCGGTGTTCAGGGGCAGGCACCGCTGCCTTTTTACGATCCGTTAAAGTTTTGGATCGAAGAATGCCACAAACGCGGAATGGAACTACATGCCTGGCTTAATCCCTACCGGGTGGCACAAAATCTTGATGACCCGCTTTCAATCAATCACATTGCATTTCTGCACCCCGAGTGGATTTTAAAATACGGCACCCGATTATACTTCGACCCGGGATTACCACAAGCCCGAGAGTTTGTAACAAATGTGGTGCAGGACATTGTTAAACGTTATGATGTTGATGCTATTCATTTCGACGATTATTTTTACCCTTACCCGTTAAAAGAAGAATTTCCGGATACAACGTCGTTCAAATTCTACAATCGTGGATTTACTGCTGAGAACAAAGCCGACTGGCGCCGCGAGAATGTAGATATAACCATTAAAATGCTCAACGACTCGATAAAAGCTACCAAACCATGGGTTAAATTTGGTATCAGTCCGTTTGGTGTGTGGCGAAATAAAACCGACGATCCGTTAGGCTCCGATACAAAAGCCGGAACGACCAACTACGACCAATTGTATGCCAACATTATAAAGTGGCAAAAAGAAGGCTGGATCGATTATACACTACCTCAGTTGTATTGGCAAATCGGGCATCCCACTGTTGATTTTCAGCTGCTGGCCAATTGGTGGAAGGATCATGCTTACGGCCGCGCAATGTATATTGGGCAGGCACCATACAAGGTAAGCAGTAGTTCACAAACCAAAGAATGGACCGAGCCCGACCAGCTAACAAAGCAGATCCGACTACTGCGTTCAATCCCCGAAATCCAGGGCTCGTCGTTTTACAGTAGCAAATGGTTTAATGGTGATTTGCTTGGATTGCAGGACAGTTTAAAACTGGATTACTACAAATCTCCGGCTATTGTTCCGCCAATGTCCTGGCTCGATAATCAGGCACCACAGCCGCTGGTAAAAATTAATAAGCACGGCAGAAAAATTAAATGGATACCTGCCGAAACGCAGAATGAAATGGATAAAGCCTGGAGTTATGTGCTCTACCTAAACGAAGAAGGTGAAAAGTTTGATCCGGACAATTGCAAATTTATATACAGCATTATAAAAGATCAGGAAATAAAATTTGACCGAATAAACCGCAAAAAGAAAAAATACGAACTGCGCATTTCGGTGCTCGACCGTTTAAGCAACGAAAGTCGTTTATCAGCTCCAGTAAAAATCAAGCTCTGA
- a CDS encoding Ig-like domain-containing domain, translated as MKLKGKLPFFIVAMLAWVVIISSCANMGMPAGGPRDSVPPVLLETSPEYRALNFDKDNVRFTFNEYLQTDKISEQLVISPPLEKRPLIKTKSKTLIIEFNEDLKDSVTYSLDFKNAIVDNNEQNPLKNLRFSFSTGPEYDSLRVAGRVINAFNLEPNKDGSLLVLHSNLHDSAVFRVPPDYIAKTDEEGLFMIDNIATGTYNLFAINDMNNDMMYNEGAEEIAFLDTLVIPEAHFHAEADTMVSGVDSMLVLGHTHFSPEPFYMRYVMEDIFEQYVESTERQSRNKCLFEFNESIADTFSVNLIDHDASDWQLFEYGREMDSVLMWITDTMVSRYDSLYMELCYTQLDSAGMPYVQNDTILMHYADPKVEEEKKSRKRGKDEEEEEEKPEPIPQFTWQTDVPSTMELNGVIRFVSPEPVKSFNTSMVKMYYTADSLKNALPITVKEDTTKYRSYSINYNWEPQTEYSLEIDSAACVNIFGITSKAYTKGFKTREEDYYGSLEFDFSNVTMPMVVQILKNNEEEEVLRQKSFTKNGEVLFEYLAPEKYKVKVIYDANGNGKWDAGSFQDKVQPERVAYVQEVIKLRSNWSESHIWDLTPDPLFSKNIRDKEEEERKREEALEKQQKEEEEQRNNSMIRPGNSGSGGFQRR; from the coding sequence ATGAAGTTAAAGGGGAAACTACCGTTTTTTATTGTTGCAATGCTGGCCTGGGTTGTCATTATTTCATCATGTGCCAATATGGGGATGCCAGCCGGAGGGCCACGCGACTCGGTGCCACCGGTTTTGCTGGAGACCAGCCCGGAATACCGCGCATTGAACTTTGATAAAGACAATGTCAGATTTACATTCAACGAATATTTACAAACGGATAAAATATCAGAGCAACTGGTAATTTCGCCTCCGCTGGAGAAACGTCCGTTGATAAAAACCAAATCGAAGACCCTGATCATCGAATTCAACGAGGATTTAAAAGACAGCGTGACCTATTCGCTCGACTTTAAAAATGCGATTGTAGATAATAACGAGCAAAACCCGCTTAAAAACCTGCGTTTTTCGTTTAGCACCGGCCCTGAATATGACTCGTTGCGGGTGGCAGGGCGCGTAATAAATGCCTTTAATCTTGAGCCGAATAAAGATGGTTCGTTACTGGTATTGCATTCAAATCTGCACGATTCGGCCGTGTTTCGGGTACCTCCTGATTATATTGCAAAAACCGACGAGGAAGGTTTGTTTATGATCGATAATATAGCTACAGGAACCTATAATTTATTCGCCATTAACGACATGAACAACGACATGATGTATAACGAAGGCGCAGAGGAAATCGCTTTTCTGGATACACTGGTAATTCCTGAGGCGCATTTTCATGCCGAAGCCGACACAATGGTTAGTGGCGTTGATTCGATGCTGGTATTGGGGCATACACATTTTTCTCCAGAGCCGTTTTATATGCGCTATGTAATGGAAGATATTTTTGAGCAATATGTTGAATCAACCGAACGCCAGAGCCGGAATAAATGTTTGTTCGAGTTCAACGAATCGATTGCCGATACGTTCTCCGTAAATTTGATCGACCACGATGCAAGCGATTGGCAACTATTTGAATATGGCCGGGAAATGGACTCGGTACTGATGTGGATAACCGACACAATGGTTTCGAGATACGACTCGCTTTATATGGAGTTATGCTATACACAACTGGATTCAGCCGGGATGCCTTACGTGCAAAACGACACGATATTAATGCATTATGCCGACCCAAAGGTGGAGGAGGAAAAGAAAAGCCGGAAACGAGGTAAGGATGAGGAAGAAGAGGAAGAGAAGCCGGAACCAATTCCGCAGTTTACCTGGCAAACCGATGTCCCATCCACCATGGAGTTGAATGGAGTGATACGCTTTGTGTCGCCCGAGCCCGTTAAAAGTTTTAATACTTCGATGGTGAAGATGTATTATACGGCAGATTCATTAAAAAATGCCTTGCCGATAACTGTAAAAGAAGACACTACAAAATACCGGAGTTACTCGATTAATTACAATTGGGAGCCGCAAACTGAATACAGCCTCGAGATTGACTCAGCAGCTTGTGTAAATATTTTTGGAATTACCAGCAAGGCCTATACTAAAGGTTTTAAAACACGTGAAGAAGATTATTACGGAAGCCTGGAATTTGATTTCTCGAATGTTACGATGCCTATGGTTGTGCAGATTCTGAAAAATAACGAGGAAGAAGAGGTATTACGCCAAAAATCCTTTACCAAAAATGGTGAGGTGTTGTTTGAATATCTGGCACCTGAAAAGTACAAGGTAAAAGTAATTTATGATGCCAATGGAAATGGCAAATGGGATGCCGGCAGTTTTCAGGATAAAGTGCAGCCCGAGCGCGTGGCTTATGTGCAGGAAGTGATTAAACTACGCTCGAACTGGAGCGAAAGTCACATCTGGGATTTAACGCCCGATCCGCTTTTCAGCAAAAATATTCGCGATAAGGAAGAAGAAGAACGGAAGCGGGAAGAAGCACTGGAGAAACAACAAAAAGAAGAGGAAGAGCAACGAAATAATAGTATGATTCGACCGGGAAACAGCGGCTCTGGTGGTTTTCAGCGGAGATAA
- a CDS encoding TetR/AcrR family transcriptional regulator, translated as MQNSTETANKKDVNRENILKIAREIFSKYGYKKTTLDDIANAVRKGKSSLYYYFKSKEDLFQAVIMKEVDILAYELEIVINRNTDPVDKLRDYILTKMATFRNLANFYHAIENDVTAVGFIDEVKLKYEQDEIRMIKRILIEGVRKNEFEIYDFNLAAIGITTAIKGLEMPLAAGNYSDVNLERSVDIILKIMCYGIMKR; from the coding sequence ATGCAAAATTCAACGGAAACTGCGAATAAAAAGGATGTAAACAGGGAAAATATCCTAAAGATTGCCCGTGAAATTTTCAGCAAATACGGCTATAAAAAAACCACACTCGACGACATCGCTAATGCAGTTCGCAAAGGGAAAAGCTCGCTTTACTACTATTTTAAAAGTAAAGAAGACCTTTTTCAGGCTGTAATTATGAAAGAGGTTGATATTTTGGCGTATGAACTCGAAATTGTGATTAACAGGAACACCGATCCGGTGGACAAGTTGCGCGATTACATTTTAACTAAAATGGCGACTTTCCGTAACCTGGCAAATTTCTATCATGCCATTGAAAACGATGTTACCGCTGTTGGATTTATCGACGAGGTAAAACTTAAATATGAGCAAGACGAAATCCGGATGATTAAACGGATACTGATAGAAGGCGTTCGGAAAAATGAATTTGAGATTTACGATTTTAACCTGGCTGCCATTGGTATTACTACCGCGATTAAAGGACTGGAAATGCCACTTGCCGCAGGAAACTACAGCGATGTTAACCTGGAACGCAGCGTTGATATTATTCTTAAAATTATGTGTTACGGAATAATGAAAAGGTAG
- the rnr gene encoding ribonuclease R has product MGRKKKNKLHKKKRGGTYNKKKLKNAILSTLYENPGKTVNYREISGSLSIKDPETRKLINVALQELADDGYVDQISRGKFKLKARTGKVTGIIEMQPQGFAYVISDELEQPAVISSRNLNHAMEGDKVRIHVYARRKKHDLEGEVTEILERAKTIFVGTVQTTKNFAFLIPSGKVGFDIFIPKEKLNGAKDGQKAIAEIKDWPQNARSPFGEIIEVLGDTGDNDAEMHAILAEFELPHKFPQNVDKAAEKIPLEIPKEEINKRRDMRKTITFTIDPADAKDFDDALSLKKLDNGNWEVGVHIADVTHYVRPNTIIENEAQDRATSVYLVDRVVPMLPERLSNGVCSLRPNEDKLCFSAVFEITEDAKLKKQWFGKTAIHSDRRFTYEEAQEILETGQGDFSEEVLKLNELAIKLRDERFSNGSIAFERVEMKFDIDEKGKPISVSFKESKESNHLIEEFMLLANKKVAEFIGKVPEKKTPKTFVYRIHDKPDPDKLSSFNTFIKRFGHGIQLTTPRAISTSLNKLLTEVKGKNEQNVVETLAIRTMAKAAYSTRNIGHYGLSFDYYTHFTSPIRRYPDMMVHRLLEKYLDGARSVNEQKYEGLCKHSSDMEAKAANAERASIKYKQVEFMQDHIGKTYPGTISGVTDWGIYVELENKIEGMIPIAQMDDDFYIFDEKNYALVGRHSRKSFQLGEKINVRVWRTNLERKQLDFRLAEQEKE; this is encoded by the coding sequence ATGGGAAGAAAGAAAAAAAATAAGCTGCACAAAAAGAAACGCGGCGGCACATACAACAAGAAAAAGCTAAAAAACGCCATACTTTCAACACTTTACGAAAACCCCGGGAAGACAGTTAATTACCGCGAGATATCAGGATCGCTGAGCATAAAAGACCCGGAAACACGCAAATTGATTAACGTTGCCCTTCAGGAATTGGCCGACGATGGTTACGTTGATCAGATATCGCGCGGAAAATTCAAACTGAAAGCACGCACCGGAAAAGTTACAGGTATTATTGAAATGCAGCCACAAGGTTTTGCCTACGTCATTAGCGACGAGCTGGAACAACCGGCTGTAATTTCATCGCGCAACCTGAATCATGCCATGGAAGGCGACAAAGTACGAATCCATGTTTATGCACGGCGTAAGAAACATGATTTGGAAGGCGAAGTAACCGAGATCCTGGAACGTGCAAAAACAATATTTGTAGGAACAGTACAAACCACCAAAAACTTCGCATTTTTGATTCCGTCAGGGAAAGTTGGTTTCGATATTTTTATTCCGAAAGAAAAACTTAACGGTGCAAAAGACGGGCAAAAAGCCATTGCCGAAATTAAAGACTGGCCACAAAATGCGCGTAGCCCGTTTGGCGAAATTATTGAAGTGCTGGGCGATACCGGCGATAACGATGCTGAAATGCACGCTATTCTGGCCGAGTTTGAACTGCCACACAAATTCCCTCAAAATGTAGATAAGGCTGCCGAAAAAATTCCGCTGGAAATTCCGAAAGAAGAGATTAATAAGCGGCGCGATATGCGCAAAACAATCACATTTACTATCGACCCGGCTGATGCAAAAGATTTTGACGATGCACTGTCGTTGAAAAAACTGGACAACGGAAACTGGGAAGTTGGTGTGCACATTGCCGATGTTACGCATTACGTGCGGCCAAATACCATTATTGAAAACGAGGCGCAAGACCGTGCAACATCTGTTTACCTGGTCGACAGGGTTGTTCCGATGCTTCCCGAGCGCTTATCGAACGGTGTTTGTTCGCTTCGTCCAAACGAGGATAAATTGTGCTTTTCGGCCGTTTTTGAAATTACCGAGGATGCAAAATTGAAAAAACAGTGGTTTGGAAAAACAGCCATCCATTCCGACCGGCGATTTACCTACGAAGAAGCGCAGGAAATTCTTGAAACCGGGCAGGGCGATTTTTCTGAAGAGGTTCTAAAACTCAACGAACTGGCAATAAAATTGCGCGATGAACGTTTCAGCAACGGATCGATTGCATTTGAACGTGTGGAAATGAAATTTGATATTGATGAGAAAGGAAAACCAATTTCAGTGTCGTTTAAAGAATCGAAAGAATCGAACCACCTGATTGAGGAATTTATGTTGCTGGCCAACAAAAAAGTGGCCGAATTTATTGGTAAAGTTCCGGAAAAGAAAACACCAAAAACCTTTGTTTACCGTATTCACGACAAACCCGATCCAGACAAACTTTCGTCGTTCAACACATTTATCAAACGTTTTGGGCACGGCATTCAGTTAACAACACCGCGTGCTATTTCAACATCGTTAAATAAATTACTTACTGAAGTAAAAGGCAAAAACGAGCAGAATGTGGTTGAAACATTGGCCATCCGAACAATGGCCAAAGCGGCATATTCAACCCGAAACATCGGGCACTACGGACTTTCGTTTGATTATTATACACACTTTACTTCGCCAATCAGGCGCTATCCCGATATGATGGTGCACCGCCTGTTGGAAAAATATTTAGACGGTGCGCGCTCGGTTAACGAGCAAAAATATGAGGGGCTTTGCAAACACTCATCCGACATGGAAGCCAAAGCAGCCAATGCCGAACGGGCCTCGATAAAGTATAAGCAAGTGGAGTTTATGCAGGATCATATTGGCAAAACTTACCCGGGAACTATTTCGGGTGTAACCGATTGGGGAATTTACGTGGAGCTGGAGAATAAAATTGAAGGCATGATTCCGATTGCGCAAATGGATGACGATTTTTATATTTTCGATGAAAAAAATTATGCGCTGGTTGGACGTCATTCACGTAAAAGTTTTCAGTTGGGCGAAAAAATAAATGTCCGTGTTTGGCGCACCAATCTTGAAAGGAAGCAGCTCGACTTCAGACTTGCTGAACAAGAGAAAGAGTAG
- a CDS encoding SOS response-associated peptidase has product MCYDIKTKVEAALKRARHYGNEEAIQMLIEQFRPFLEEEYFHVSGFQHPKLLIYTSENFEVPAIASWGLIPFWVKNEQQQLDIWNKTINARGESIFEKPSFRTSAKSKRCLVYIDGFFEHHHFGGKKYPFYIQRVDGEPIVLGGLWDEWTTKATGEVVNSFTIITTKANALMKKIHNNPKLNEARMPLILNDEEADKWLNGTTAVAKAMIKPATDGLLKAHTVRRLRGKEAVGNSPEAIEEFIYPELKFRA; this is encoded by the coding sequence ATGTGTTACGATATAAAAACCAAGGTTGAAGCAGCATTAAAACGGGCCCGGCATTATGGCAACGAAGAGGCCATACAAATGCTGATCGAACAGTTTCGTCCCTTTCTGGAAGAGGAATATTTTCACGTTTCGGGTTTTCAACACCCTAAATTGCTGATTTATACCAGCGAGAATTTTGAAGTACCTGCCATTGCCAGTTGGGGGCTCATCCCGTTCTGGGTGAAAAACGAACAGCAACAACTCGATATCTGGAATAAAACGATTAATGCGCGGGGCGAAAGTATTTTTGAGAAACCTTCATTTCGAACTTCAGCAAAATCAAAACGTTGCCTGGTTTATATCGATGGATTTTTTGAGCATCACCATTTTGGCGGGAAAAAGTATCCGTTTTATATTCAGCGGGTAGACGGTGAGCCGATCGTTCTGGGTGGCTTGTGGGACGAATGGACAACCAAAGCTACGGGTGAAGTAGTAAACTCGTTTACCATTATTACCACCAAAGCCAATGCATTGATGAAAAAGATCCACAACAATCCGAAACTTAACGAAGCACGAATGCCATTGATTCTCAATGACGAGGAGGCAGATAAATGGCTGAATGGCACTACAGCCGTGGCAAAGGCTATGATTAAACCTGCTACCGATGGACTATTGAAAGCACATACAGTTAGGCGACTGCGAGGCAAAGAAGCCGTTGGCAATTCTCCGGAAGCAATTGAGGAATTTATTTATCCAGAGCTTAAATTCAGAGCTTGA
- a CDS encoding DUF3859 domain-containing protein produces the protein MAKRRPTFKMYSYGEYSKWDRESRDIPKILDFTTEIKAAIGTEFGYVLHIKNGKGEKVDFQIDHPPFTDDQGNLRPPFTGEQFIRTNDYEFYLGDCVWEPLEDKLGKWELTTWYKGKVVAHKIFILI, from the coding sequence ATGGCAAAACGCAGACCAACATTTAAAATGTACAGTTACGGCGAGTACTCGAAATGGGATCGGGAAAGCAGGGATATTCCTAAAATATTGGATTTCACTACCGAAATTAAAGCAGCAATAGGAACTGAGTTTGGCTACGTGTTGCACATTAAAAATGGGAAGGGAGAGAAAGTCGATTTTCAGATCGATCATCCACCGTTTACTGACGACCAGGGGAATTTACGCCCTCCGTTTACCGGCGAACAGTTTATTCGCACCAACGATTACGAGTTTTATCTTGGCGATTGTGTTTGGGAACCACTTGAAGACAAGCTGGGAAAATGGGAGCTAACCACCTGGTATAAAGGCAAGGTGGTTGCTCACAAAATTTTCATACTGATCTAG
- a CDS encoding NAD-dependent epimerase/dehydratase family protein, protein MIFVTGGTGLVGAHLLYELCKTGKKVRALKRESSNLKQVKKTFAYYTDEAQQLFETIEWVDGDILDYFSLEKLLKGVTEIYHCAAIVSFESKERQRMISNNVQGTANLVDAAIENGVKKICHVSSIAALGKMQNGDSVTEETNWVPSKKNSAYSESKFYSETEIWRGIEEGLDAIIVNPSIIFGPANWENGSAKIFKTIWDGMKFYTKGVTGFVDVFDVVRPMINLMDAENFENCKNQRYILSAENLSYQQVFTQIAEALQKPKPTIWASDFLMGFVWRAATFASWVTQKPSMITREAATGRNAANNFDGSKITRMTGYEYLPIAESIKKTAGFLQADMK, encoded by the coding sequence ATGATTTTTGTAACAGGAGGTACCGGGTTGGTTGGAGCTCATTTGTTGTATGAGCTTTGTAAAACAGGTAAAAAAGTTCGGGCTTTAAAACGCGAATCAAGCAATCTGAAGCAGGTTAAAAAAACTTTTGCCTACTACACCGATGAGGCTCAGCAACTGTTCGAAACGATTGAATGGGTTGATGGCGATATTCTGGATTATTTCTCTCTTGAAAAGTTATTGAAAGGCGTAACGGAGATTTACCATTGTGCAGCCATTGTTTCATTCGAAAGTAAAGAACGGCAACGAATGATCTCAAATAATGTGCAAGGAACAGCCAATCTTGTTGATGCTGCCATCGAAAATGGTGTGAAAAAGATTTGCCATGTAAGCTCCATTGCTGCACTGGGGAAAATGCAAAACGGCGATTCGGTTACGGAAGAAACGAACTGGGTGCCATCGAAAAAGAATTCGGCTTATTCCGAAAGTAAATTTTATTCAGAAACCGAAATATGGCGCGGAATAGAAGAAGGGTTGGATGCCATTATCGTAAATCCGTCGATTATTTTTGGCCCGGCTAACTGGGAGAACGGAAGTGCAAAAATCTTCAAAACCATTTGGGATGGAATGAAATTCTACACCAAAGGCGTTACCGGGTTTGTTGATGTTTTTGATGTTGTAAGACCCATGATTAATTTGATGGACGCGGAAAACTTTGAAAACTGCAAAAACCAGCGTTATATTTTAAGTGCGGAGAATTTGAGTTATCAGCAGGTATTCACTCAAATTGCTGAAGCGTTACAAAAGCCAAAACCTACTATTTGGGCAAGCGATTTTTTGATGGGCTTTGTTTGGCGGGCAGCTACTTTTGCCAGCTGGGTTACACAAAAACCATCGATGATAACCCGCGAAGCTGCAACAGGCCGTAATGCCGCTAATAATTTCGATGGTTCGAAAATTACACGTATGACCGGTTACGAGTATCTCCCAATTGCGGAGTCGATCAAAAAAACGGCCGGTTTTCTGCAGGCAGATATGAAATAA